In a genomic window of Burkholderiales bacterium:
- the folK gene encoding 2-amino-4-hydroxy-6-hydroxymethyldihydropteridine diphosphokinase yields the protein MKLTPAYIALGSNLDDPLRQIEGGIEELAMLPDTRLGAVSSLYRTAPVGFDDQPDFINAVAMIETELGARALLDELLAIEKRYARVRGMKNGPRTLDLDIVLYGDTAQSGEALTIPHPRMHERAFVLVPLAEIAPDAVVPGLGKVRELAARVDASGVTRIEQEQQ from the coding sequence TTGAAGCTGACACCGGCGTATATCGCGCTCGGCAGCAATCTCGACGACCCGCTCCGCCAGATCGAAGGCGGGATCGAGGAGCTCGCGATGCTGCCCGATACACGTCTGGGCGCGGTGTCGTCGCTGTATCGCACGGCCCCCGTCGGATTCGACGATCAGCCCGATTTCATCAACGCCGTGGCGATGATCGAGACCGAGCTCGGCGCCCGCGCGCTGCTCGACGAGCTGCTCGCGATCGAGAAGCGATACGCCCGCGTGCGCGGAATGAAGAACGGCCCGCGCACCCTCGACCTCGACATCGTCCTGTACGGCGATACCGCGCAATCCGGGGAAGCGCTGACGATCCCGCATCCGCGCATGCACGAGCGCGCGTTCGTGCTCGTGCCGCTGGCCGAGATCGCGCCGGACGCGGTCGTGCCCGGGTTGGGGAAAGTGCGCGAGCTCGCGGCGCGCGTGGACGCGAGCGGCGTCACCCGCATCGAACAAGAACAACAATGA
- a CDS encoding HAD family hydrolase, whose translation MNLALFDLDNTLLAGDSDFEWAQFLIEQGVLDREVYEARNQHFYDQYKAGTLDIREFLDFQLKPLSRHGRDVLDAWHAEFMRSKIMPIIRDSARELVARHQNDTRVLITATNSFVTAPIAREFGIEHLIATEPEQRDGQFTGGVADIPCFRDGKVQRLEAWLAAQGRSLGSFERSWFYSDSLNDLPLLTRVTDPVAVDPDDTLRAHASAHGWPVMTLA comes from the coding sequence TTGAATCTCGCACTGTTCGACCTCGACAACACCCTCCTCGCCGGCGACAGCGATTTCGAGTGGGCGCAGTTCCTCATCGAGCAGGGCGTGCTCGATCGCGAAGTCTACGAAGCGCGCAACCAGCACTTCTACGACCAGTACAAGGCGGGCACGCTGGACATCCGCGAGTTCCTCGATTTCCAGTTGAAGCCGCTGTCGCGTCACGGGCGTGACGTGCTCGACGCATGGCACGCCGAGTTCATGCGGAGCAAGATCATGCCGATCATCCGCGACTCCGCCCGCGAGCTCGTCGCGCGCCACCAGAACGACACGCGCGTGCTCATCACCGCGACCAACAGCTTCGTCACCGCGCCGATCGCGCGCGAGTTCGGCATCGAGCATCTCATCGCGACCGAGCCCGAGCAGCGCGACGGGCAGTTCACCGGCGGGGTCGCCGACATACCGTGCTTTCGCGACGGCAAGGTGCAGCGGCTCGAGGCGTGGCTCGCCGCGCAGGGCAGGTCGCTCGGCTCCTTCGAGCGCTCGTGGTTCTACAGCGACTCGTTGAACGACCTGCCGCTGCTGACGCGCGTGACCGATCCGGTCGCGGTGGATCCCGACGACACGCTGCGCGCGCACGCGAGCGCGCACGGCTGGCCGGTCATGACCCTCGCGTGA
- a CDS encoding thioesterase family protein, translating into MTTRAKPEPRERYAHFVTITTRLMDNDIYNHVNNATYYSFIDTAVTSYLANALGRDLGRDAIAYFTVENGCNYFSPIAFPNVVHCGLRVAHVGKSSMRFEIGLFRNDEPLAAAQGWFVQVTCDRSTQRPIDMPPRVREALEAIRMP; encoded by the coding sequence ATGACGACGCGCGCAAAACCCGAGCCGCGCGAGCGTTACGCGCACTTCGTGACGATCACCACGCGGCTCATGGACAACGACATCTACAACCACGTCAACAACGCGACGTATTACTCGTTCATCGATACCGCGGTGACCTCGTACCTCGCGAACGCGCTCGGGCGCGACCTCGGGCGCGACGCGATCGCGTATTTCACCGTCGAGAACGGCTGCAACTACTTCAGCCCGATCGCGTTCCCCAACGTCGTGCACTGCGGGCTGCGCGTGGCGCACGTCGGCAAGAGCAGCATGCGCTTCGAGATCGGCCTCTTCAGGAACGACGAGCCGCTCGCGGCGGCGCAGGGCTGGTTCGTGCAGGTCACCTGCGACCGTTCCACGCAGCGCCCGATCGACATGCCGCCGCGCGTGCGCGAAGCGCTCGAAGCGATACGGATGCCCTGA
- the yajC gene encoding preprotein translocase subunit YajC: protein MFINNAWAQATGGATGGGFESMLLIGAMFAVLYFLMIRPQMKRQKEHKAMVDALQKGDEVVTAGGILGRISKIGEGYVSVEIAPNTEIQVQRAAVQTVLPKGTIKNT from the coding sequence ATGTTCATTAACAACGCCTGGGCGCAGGCAACCGGGGGCGCGACCGGAGGCGGTTTCGAGAGCATGCTGCTCATCGGCGCGATGTTCGCGGTGCTGTACTTCTTGATGATCCGTCCGCAGATGAAGCGCCAGAAAGAGCACAAGGCGATGGTGGACGCGCTGCAGAAGGGCGACGAGGTCGTCACCGCCGGCGGCATCCTCGGGCGCATCAGCAAGATCGGCGAAGGCTATGTCTCGGTCGAGATCGCGCCGAACACCGAGATCCAGGTGCAGCGCGCCGCGGTGCAGACGGTGCTGCCCAAGGGCACGATCAAAAACACGTGA
- the tgt gene encoding tRNA guanosine(34) transglycosylase Tgt, with protein MQFELLASDGAARRGRFTTAHGAVETPAFMPVGTYGTVKAMTPVDLRELGAQIVLGNTFHLWLRPGLEVIAAHGGLHRFMGWDGPILTDSGGFQVFSLGALRRITEEGVKFQSPVNGDACFLSPEESMRIQRVLNSDIVMVFDECTPYPASRDQAADSMRMSLRWAERSKRAHDANPNALFGIVQGGMYEDLRDESLAGLKGIGFDGYAVGGLSVGETKEEMARILAHTAPRLPADRPRYLMGVGTPTDLVDAVAAGIDMFDCVLPTRNARNGWLYTSRGVIKLRNARWRDDLSPLDPACACYTCRNFTRAYLHHLQRANEILGARLNTLHNLHYFQTVMKGARAAIEEGRYAAYAASVRSGGSDEGC; from the coding sequence ATGCAATTCGAGCTGCTCGCCAGCGACGGCGCGGCGCGCCGCGGCCGCTTCACCACCGCGCACGGCGCGGTCGAAACGCCGGCGTTCATGCCGGTCGGCACGTACGGCACGGTCAAGGCGATGACGCCGGTCGACCTCCGCGAGCTCGGCGCGCAGATCGTCCTCGGCAACACCTTTCACCTGTGGCTGCGGCCCGGTCTCGAGGTGATCGCCGCGCACGGCGGGCTGCACCGCTTCATGGGCTGGGACGGTCCGATACTCACCGATTCGGGCGGCTTCCAGGTCTTCAGCCTGGGTGCGTTGCGCAGGATCACCGAAGAAGGTGTGAAGTTCCAGTCGCCGGTGAACGGCGACGCGTGCTTCCTCTCGCCCGAGGAATCGATGCGCATCCAGCGCGTGCTGAACTCCGACATCGTGATGGTCTTCGACGAGTGCACGCCGTATCCGGCAAGCCGCGACCAGGCGGCCGACTCGATGCGCATGAGCCTGCGCTGGGCGGAGCGCAGCAAGCGCGCTCATGACGCTAACCCGAACGCGCTTTTCGGCATCGTGCAGGGCGGCATGTACGAGGACCTGCGCGACGAGTCGCTCGCCGGCCTGAAAGGCATCGGCTTCGACGGCTACGCCGTCGGCGGTCTCTCGGTCGGCGAGACCAAGGAAGAGATGGCGCGCATCCTCGCGCACACCGCGCCGCGGCTGCCCGCGGACCGGCCGCGCTACCTGATGGGCGTGGGCACCCCGACCGACCTCGTCGACGCGGTCGCCGCGGGCATCGACATGTTCGACTGCGTGCTGCCGACCCGCAACGCGCGCAACGGCTGGCTGTATACGAGCCGCGGCGTCATCAAGCTTCGCAATGCACGCTGGCGCGACGACCTGTCGCCGCTCGACCCGGCGTGCGCCTGCTATACGTGCCGGAACTTCACGCGCGCCTACCTCCATCACTTGCAGCGCGCGAACGAAATCCTGGGTGCACGACTCAATACCCTGCACAACCTGCATTACTTCCAGACCGTCATGAAGGGCGCCCGCGCCGCCATCGAAGAAGGCCGGTATGCGGCGTACGCGGCGTCCGTCCGCAGCGGCGGGTCTGACGAAGGGTGCTAA
- the panB gene encoding 3-methyl-2-oxobutanoate hydroxymethyltransferase, with the protein MRITLTALQKMAHEGTKITQLTCYDASFASVLDAAGVETLLIGDSLGNVLQGHESTLPVTLRDICYHTANVARGAKRAFIIGDMPFGTFQTSREDALRNAAQIMAAGAHMVKLEGGRPMLETVRFLTERGIPVCGHLGLTPQSVHQLGGYKVQGKQQTDAERLLEEAKLLEESGAGMIVLEAIPAALAKEITASVRGPTIGIGAGVDCHGQVLVLYDMLDVYPGKKAKFVKNYMKPGGSVQAAVELYVREVKAGTFPGPEHSF; encoded by the coding sequence ATGCGTATCACCCTGACCGCGCTCCAGAAGATGGCGCACGAGGGCACCAAGATCACCCAGCTCACGTGCTACGACGCGAGCTTCGCGTCCGTGCTCGACGCCGCGGGCGTGGAGACGCTCCTGATCGGCGACTCGCTGGGCAACGTGCTCCAGGGCCACGAGTCCACGCTCCCGGTCACGCTGCGCGACATCTGCTATCACACCGCGAACGTTGCGCGGGGGGCCAAGCGCGCGTTCATCATCGGCGACATGCCTTTCGGCACGTTTCAGACCTCGCGGGAGGACGCGCTGCGCAACGCCGCGCAGATCATGGCGGCCGGCGCGCACATGGTGAAGCTCGAAGGCGGGCGCCCGATGCTGGAGACGGTGCGCTTCCTCACCGAGCGCGGCATCCCGGTGTGCGGGCACCTCGGCCTCACGCCGCAGTCGGTTCACCAGCTCGGCGGCTACAAGGTGCAGGGCAAGCAGCAGACCGACGCCGAGCGCCTGCTCGAGGAAGCGAAGCTGCTCGAGGAATCGGGCGCCGGCATGATCGTGCTCGAAGCGATACCGGCGGCGCTCGCGAAAGAGATCACGGCCAGCGTGCGCGGTCCTACGATCGGCATCGGCGCGGGTGTCGATTGCCACGGCCAGGTGCTCGTGCTCTACGACATGCTCGACGTCTATCCCGGCAAGAAAGCGAAGTTCGTCAAGAACTACATGAAACCCGGCGGCAGCGTGCAGGCGGCCGTCGAGCTCTACGTCAGGGAAGTGAAGGCCGGGACGTTCCCGGGACCCGAGCACAGCTTCTGA
- the queA gene encoding tRNA preQ1(34) S-adenosylmethionine ribosyltransferase-isomerase QueA, with protein sequence MKLSDFDYALPPELIAQTPAAERTASRLLHLDGATGGLRDLAFRDIVGLIGANDVLVANDTRVIKARLFGRKTSGGRIEVLVERVLAADEAWVQMKVSHPPRPGDTVTLAGDAVTATVTQRDRGFFRLRFEGCGDVFALLERYGEVPLPPYVTHTPDAADESRYQTVYAREPGAVAAPTAGLHFDEPTLDALRAKGARVAYVTLHVGAGTFQPVRVDDVAEHRMHSEWYSVPQQTVDAIGAARESGGRVIAVGTTSLRALESAAARGLRAGAGETDLFIVPGYRFRVVDRLITNFHLPKSTLLMLVSAFAGMENVRAAYRHAVAERYRFFSYGDAMLIERAP encoded by the coding sequence TTGAAGCTCTCCGACTTCGATTACGCGCTCCCCCCCGAGCTGATCGCGCAGACGCCCGCGGCCGAGCGCACCGCGAGCCGTCTGCTGCATCTCGACGGCGCGACCGGCGGGCTGCGCGATCTCGCGTTCCGCGACATCGTCGGCCTGATCGGGGCGAACGACGTGCTCGTGGCGAACGACACGCGCGTGATCAAGGCGCGCCTCTTCGGGCGCAAGACGAGCGGCGGGCGCATCGAGGTGCTCGTCGAGCGCGTGCTCGCGGCGGACGAAGCGTGGGTGCAGATGAAAGTGAGCCATCCGCCGCGTCCCGGCGACACCGTGACGCTCGCCGGCGATGCCGTCACCGCGACGGTGACGCAGCGCGACCGCGGTTTCTTCAGGCTGCGTTTCGAAGGCTGCGGCGACGTGTTCGCGCTGCTCGAGCGCTACGGCGAGGTGCCGCTGCCGCCGTACGTAACCCACACGCCCGACGCGGCCGACGAATCGCGTTACCAGACCGTCTACGCGCGCGAGCCCGGAGCCGTGGCCGCACCGACCGCGGGACTGCACTTCGACGAGCCGACGCTGGACGCGCTGCGTGCGAAAGGCGCCCGCGTCGCATACGTCACGCTGCACGTCGGCGCGGGAACGTTCCAGCCGGTGCGCGTCGACGACGTCGCGGAGCACCGGATGCACAGCGAGTGGTATTCGGTGCCGCAGCAGACCGTCGACGCGATCGGGGCCGCACGTGAGAGCGGCGGCCGCGTGATCGCGGTGGGCACGACTTCTTTACGCGCGCTCGAAAGCGCCGCGGCGCGCGGATTGCGCGCAGGGGCCGGCGAGACCGATCTCTTCATCGTCCCCGGCTACCGGTTCCGCGTCGTCGACCGCCTGATCACCAACTTCCACCTGCCGAAGTCGACGCTGCTCATGCTGGTCTCGGCTTTCGCCGGCATGGAGAACGTCCGGGCGGCGTACCGCCATGCGGTCGCCGAGCGCTACCGCTTCTTCAGCTACGGCGACGCGATGCTGATCGAAAGGGCGCCATGA
- a CDS encoding deoxynucleoside kinase, translated as MKLPDKYRYIVVEGPIGVGKTTLAKAIAEASGAALMLEEPDANPFLPRFYENAERYALPTQLFFLFQRIDQLTALNQADLFRRAIVGDFMLEKDPLFARLTLKDDELKLYEQIYSHLRPQAPAPDLVIYLQATPNTLIDRVQRRGVPYEENMPDAYLVTLADTYTRFFYQYSGAPLLIVNSDRLNFHESQEDLALLMERIAAMRGPREFFSLGG; from the coding sequence ATGAAGCTGCCCGACAAATACCGCTACATCGTCGTCGAAGGCCCGATCGGGGTCGGCAAGACGACGCTCGCCAAGGCCATCGCGGAAGCGAGCGGCGCCGCGCTCATGCTCGAAGAGCCCGACGCGAACCCGTTCCTGCCTCGCTTCTACGAGAACGCCGAGCGCTACGCGCTGCCGACGCAGCTCTTCTTCCTGTTCCAGCGCATCGACCAGCTCACCGCGCTCAACCAGGCCGATCTCTTCCGCCGCGCGATCGTCGGCGATTTCATGCTGGAGAAGGACCCGTTGTTCGCGCGCCTCACGCTCAAGGACGACGAGCTCAAGCTCTACGAGCAGATCTATTCGCACCTGAGGCCGCAGGCGCCCGCGCCCGACCTGGTCATCTATCTGCAGGCGACGCCCAACACCCTGATCGACCGCGTGCAGCGGCGGGGCGTGCCGTACGAGGAGAACATGCCCGACGCGTATCTCGTGACGCTGGCGGACACCTACACGCGGTTCTTCTACCAGTATTCGGGCGCGCCGCTGCTCATCGTCAACTCGGACCGGCTCAACTTCCACGAGTCGCAGGAGGATCTCGCGCTGCTCATGGAGCGCATCGCGGCGATGCGCGGCCCGCGCGAATTCTTCTCGCTGGGCGGCTGA
- the panC gene encoding pantoate--beta-alanine ligase: MDIVHSVAELRERLRREPDNVFVPTMGNLHEGHIELIRIAKPRASCTVVSIFVNRLQFGPREDFDRYPRTLPVDAERLREVGVDVVFAPDEREIYPEPQTFVVEPSDLQHILEGAHRPGHFKGVATVVLKLFNLVQPHSAIFGKKDYQQYLVLRDMVKQFALPIEIIPAETVRAPDGLALSSRNGYLTPEERAEAPRLYRVLQNAKAQLVGGAHDYQRIELEAMAELAHYGWHPDYVALRRQSDLQPPIDDERELVVVAAARLGRTRLIDNIEVTRG, encoded by the coding sequence ATGGATATCGTTCACTCAGTCGCGGAGCTGCGCGAGCGGCTGCGTCGCGAGCCCGACAACGTCTTCGTGCCGACCATGGGCAACCTGCACGAAGGCCACATCGAGCTCATCCGCATCGCCAAGCCGCGCGCCTCGTGCACGGTGGTCAGCATCTTCGTCAACCGCCTGCAGTTCGGCCCGCGGGAGGATTTCGACCGCTATCCGCGCACCCTGCCGGTGGACGCCGAGAGGCTGCGCGAGGTCGGCGTCGACGTCGTCTTCGCGCCCGACGAGCGGGAGATCTATCCCGAGCCGCAGACTTTCGTCGTGGAGCCTTCGGACCTCCAGCACATCCTCGAAGGCGCGCACCGGCCGGGGCATTTCAAGGGCGTGGCGACGGTCGTGCTGAAGCTCTTCAACCTGGTGCAGCCGCACTCGGCAATCTTCGGGAAGAAGGACTACCAGCAGTATCTCGTGCTGCGCGACATGGTGAAGCAGTTCGCGCTGCCGATCGAGATCATTCCCGCGGAGACCGTGCGCGCGCCCGACGGCCTCGCGCTGTCGTCGCGCAACGGCTACCTCACGCCGGAGGAGCGCGCCGAAGCGCCGCGGCTCTATCGCGTTCTGCAGAACGCCAAGGCGCAGCTCGTCGGCGGCGCGCACGATTACCAGCGCATCGAGCTCGAAGCGATGGCCGAGCTCGCCCACTACGGCTGGCATCCCGATTACGTCGCGCTGCGCCGCCAGTCCGACCTCCAGCCGCCGATCGACGACGAGCGCGAGCTGGTGGTGGTCGCCGCCGCGCGCCTCGGCCGCACGCGGCTGATCGACAACATCGAAGTGACTCGCGGCTGA
- the hda gene encoding DnaA regulatory inactivator Hda, with product MKQLAFDFSISTDPTLDNFVVGCNAELVERLSSLARGDRGERFIYLWGAPGSGRTHLLRAAIAAFRRAGAAAEYRACTGDADIVPALHELRAVAIDDVDRLSGDGAVVLFNLYNVLRESGGVLIAAGSVAPAQLNLRADVASRLAWGLVYEVRALSDAEKARALAERAEARGFTLQPDVSQYLLTHARRDMPALLATLDALDRYSLEAKRPVTVPLLRELLAAAQK from the coding sequence GTGAAGCAACTCGCCTTCGACTTCTCGATCTCGACCGATCCGACGCTCGACAATTTCGTCGTGGGCTGCAACGCAGAGCTCGTCGAGCGGCTTTCGAGCCTCGCGCGCGGCGATCGCGGCGAGCGCTTCATCTATCTGTGGGGTGCGCCGGGCAGCGGACGCACGCACCTGTTGCGCGCGGCGATCGCGGCGTTTCGCCGCGCGGGCGCCGCCGCCGAGTATCGCGCATGCACCGGCGATGCGGACATCGTGCCCGCGCTGCACGAGCTCCGCGCGGTCGCGATCGACGACGTCGACCGCCTGAGCGGGGACGGCGCGGTCGTGCTGTTCAATCTCTACAACGTGCTGCGCGAGAGCGGCGGCGTGCTGATCGCCGCGGGCTCGGTCGCGCCGGCGCAACTCAATCTGCGCGCGGACGTCGCGAGCCGCCTCGCGTGGGGGCTCGTCTACGAAGTGCGCGCCCTGAGCGATGCGGAAAAGGCACGGGCCCTCGCGGAGCGGGCGGAAGCGCGCGGCTTCACGCTGCAGCCCGACGTGTCGCAGTACCTCCTCACCCATGCGCGGCGCGACATGCCGGCGCTGCTCGCGACCCTCGACGCGCTCGACCGCTACTCGCTCGAAGCGAAGCGCCCCGTGACGGTGCCGCTGTTGCGCGAGCTCCTCGCCGCCGCACAGAAATGA
- the pcnB gene encoding polynucleotide adenylyltransferase PcnB translates to MITKFLGKVFSGRIFKARRPKVVPFSEHGISRDRISSCALKTTQTLQENGHTAYVVGGAVRDAILGLDPKDFDVATSATPEQVRELFRRSRIIGRRFRIVHVMCGREIVEVSTYRASAAAAEETEEQVADEHGRLLRDNVFGTMEQDAVRRDFTINALFYDPSTQEVWDYHGGFDDLKKKKMRMIGDPETRYREDPVRMLRAVRLSASKGIEIDAATRAPIKALTKLLANVPAARLFDEMLKLLLSGHAYECVMALRQEGLHHGLLPMLDVILEQPMGERFVMMALRNTDARIKSDKPVSPSFLFASLLWHEVLVAWKKFESEGVPPIPALFQAMEQVAQTQAEKLAIPRRYGADMKEIWVMQPRFMQRNGRRPYRLLENPRFRAGYDFLLLRCASGEVDAGVGEWWTRFQHADETERRALLAQQEDFDAPKRKRRRRRRKPAGESAGAAETEPT, encoded by the coding sequence ATGATCACCAAATTCCTCGGCAAGGTCTTCTCGGGCCGCATCTTCAAGGCTCGACGGCCGAAAGTCGTTCCATTCAGCGAGCACGGCATCTCGCGCGACCGCATCAGCTCGTGCGCGCTCAAAACGACGCAGACGCTGCAGGAGAACGGACACACCGCGTACGTCGTCGGCGGGGCGGTGCGGGACGCGATCCTCGGTCTCGATCCCAAGGACTTCGACGTGGCCACCAGCGCCACGCCGGAGCAGGTGCGTGAGCTTTTCCGGCGCTCGCGCATCATCGGCCGGCGCTTTCGCATCGTGCACGTGATGTGCGGCCGCGAGATCGTGGAGGTCTCCACCTACCGCGCCAGCGCCGCAGCCGCCGAGGAAACCGAAGAGCAGGTGGCCGACGAGCACGGGCGCCTCCTGCGCGACAACGTGTTCGGCACGATGGAGCAGGACGCGGTGCGGCGCGACTTCACCATCAACGCGCTCTTCTACGATCCGTCGACGCAGGAGGTCTGGGACTACCACGGCGGCTTCGACGACCTGAAGAAGAAAAAGATGCGCATGATCGGCGACCCCGAGACGCGCTATCGCGAGGACCCGGTGCGCATGCTGCGCGCGGTGCGTCTCTCGGCGAGCAAAGGCATCGAGATCGACGCGGCGACGCGCGCGCCGATCAAGGCGTTGACAAAGCTCCTGGCCAACGTGCCCGCGGCGCGGCTCTTCGACGAGATGCTGAAGCTGCTCCTCTCGGGCCATGCGTACGAGTGCGTGATGGCGCTGCGCCAGGAAGGGCTGCACCACGGTCTGCTGCCGATGCTCGACGTCATCCTCGAGCAGCCGATGGGCGAGCGCTTCGTGATGATGGCGCTGAGGAACACCGACGCGCGGATCAAGAGCGACAAGCCGGTCTCGCCGAGCTTTCTCTTCGCGTCGCTGCTGTGGCACGAGGTGCTCGTGGCCTGGAAGAAATTCGAGAGCGAGGGCGTGCCGCCGATCCCCGCGCTGTTCCAGGCGATGGAGCAGGTCGCGCAGACGCAGGCCGAGAAGCTCGCGATCCCGCGCCGCTACGGCGCGGACATGAAGGAGATCTGGGTCATGCAGCCGCGCTTCATGCAGCGCAACGGCCGTCGGCCGTACCGGCTGCTGGAGAACCCGCGCTTTCGCGCAGGCTACGATTTCCTGCTGCTGCGCTGCGCGAGCGGGGAGGTCGATGCGGGCGTAGGCGAGTGGTGGACGCGCTTCCAGCACGCCGACGAGACCGAGCGCCGCGCGCTGCTCGCGCAACAGGAAGACTTCGATGCACCGAAGCGCAAGCGCCGCCGCCGTCGCCGCAAGCCCGCCGGCGAGAGCGCCGGCGCCGCCGAGACGGAGCCGACTTGA
- a CDS encoding iron ABC transporter permease, with protein MNRTGAAAIVLACASVASLATALASGSLPLGFTAVFDSIAFPASGIVHDVIWNLRAPRAFAAYACGALLAVAGVMLQVLLRNALADPYVLGVSGGASVGALLAIAAGASAAMTNAYALLGAIAALCIVFGLTWRSAEWNVYRLLLTGVVLSAGLSALISLALVLAPEAQVKGMLFWLMGDLSQAGSAVPSWIVLGVVAALGIVAANQLDLLALGELKARSLGVGVGGLKLAVFGAAALATVAAVVLGGAIGFIGLMAPHALRLAGVHRHRALLPLAAMLGGTLLTVADTAARSVWAPQQLPVGVVTALIGVPAMLLLLSRPRDASLH; from the coding sequence GTGAACCGCACTGGCGCGGCTGCGATCGTCCTCGCGTGCGCGAGCGTCGCGAGCCTCGCCACCGCGCTCGCGTCCGGCAGCCTGCCGCTCGGCTTTACCGCGGTGTTCGACAGCATCGCTTTTCCCGCGTCCGGTATCGTCCACGACGTCATCTGGAACCTGCGCGCGCCCCGCGCCTTCGCGGCGTACGCCTGCGGCGCCCTGCTCGCGGTCGCGGGCGTGATGCTCCAGGTGCTGCTGCGCAACGCGCTCGCCGATCCGTATGTGCTCGGCGTTTCGGGCGGCGCCTCGGTCGGCGCGCTGCTCGCGATCGCGGCGGGGGCGAGCGCGGCCATGACGAACGCCTACGCGCTGCTGGGCGCGATTGCCGCGCTGTGCATCGTGTTCGGCCTGACCTGGCGCAGCGCCGAGTGGAACGTCTATCGGCTGCTGCTGACCGGCGTCGTGCTCTCCGCCGGGCTGTCGGCGCTCATCAGCCTCGCGCTGGTGCTCGCGCCCGAGGCGCAGGTGAAAGGCATGCTGTTCTGGCTGATGGGCGATCTGTCGCAGGCCGGATCGGCTGTGCCGTCGTGGATCGTGCTCGGCGTCGTCGCGGCGCTCGGGATCGTCGCCGCGAACCAGCTCGATCTCCTCGCGCTCGGCGAGCTCAAGGCGCGCTCGCTCGGCGTCGGCGTGGGCGGGCTCAAGCTCGCGGTGTTCGGGGCAGCGGCGCTCGCGACGGTCGCCGCGGTCGTGCTCGGCGGCGCGATCGGCTTCATCGGTCTCATGGCGCCGCACGCCCTGAGGCTCGCCGGGGTGCACCGCCACCGTGCGCTGCTGCCGCTCGCCGCGATGCTCGGCGGCACGCTGCTCACGGTCGCGGACACCGCCGCGCGCAGCGTGTGGGCGCCCCAGCAGCTCCCGGTCGGGGTCGTCACCGCCCTGATCGGCGTTCCCGCGATGCTGCTCCTCCTGTCAAGGCCGCGCGATGCTTCGCTGCACTGA
- a CDS encoding ABC transporter ATP-binding protein: protein MLRCTDLTLEVPGRVLCRSLSVTFGKGQAWAVLGRNGTGKTTLIHALAGLAAPAAGRVELDGKPIADHSPRERARRSSVLLQIEPGAYWGTAAEYVVLGRHPHGAALAGYTRADEDAARAALDAVGMAAFADRAFATLSGGERQRVRIAQMLVQEAASMLLDEPLQHLDLAHQAHVLKLVSSRVSERDETAIMVLHEPMWLGRCCTHALVLFGDGTAATGAAGDVLTRENLERAYGCALVEIGAGAQRCFLPHV, encoded by the coding sequence ATGCTTCGCTGCACTGATCTGACGCTCGAGGTTCCCGGGCGCGTGCTTTGCCGCTCGCTCTCGGTGACTTTCGGCAAAGGCCAGGCATGGGCGGTGCTCGGCCGCAACGGTACCGGCAAGACGACGCTGATCCACGCGCTGGCGGGGCTCGCCGCGCCGGCGGCGGGCCGCGTCGAGCTCGACGGCAAGCCGATCGCCGATCACTCGCCGCGCGAGCGCGCCAGACGCTCGAGCGTGCTGCTCCAGATCGAGCCGGGCGCGTACTGGGGCACCGCGGCGGAGTACGTCGTGCTGGGACGGCATCCGCACGGCGCGGCGCTCGCCGGATACACGCGCGCGGACGAAGACGCCGCCCGCGCCGCGCTCGATGCGGTCGGCATGGCCGCATTCGCGGACCGCGCTTTCGCGACGCTTTCCGGCGGCGAGCGCCAGCGGGTGCGCATCGCCCAGATGCTGGTGCAGGAAGCCGCCTCGATGCTGCTCGACGAGCCTTTGCAGCACCTCGACCTCGCGCACCAGGCCCACGTGCTGAAGCTCGTGTCCTCGCGCGTGAGCGAGCGTGACGAGACCGCGATCATGGTGCTGCACGAGCCGATGTGGCTCGGCCGCTGCTGCACGCACGCGCTCGTGCTCTTCGGCGATGGCACCGCCGCCACTGGCGCCGCAGGCGACGTGCTCACGCGCGAAAACCTCGAGCGCGCGTACGGCTGCGCGCTCGTCGAGATCGGCGCCGGTGCGCAGAGGTGCTTCTTGCCGCATGTATAA